A single Ziziphus jujuba cultivar Dongzao chromosome 11, ASM3175591v1 DNA region contains:
- the LOC107432049 gene encoding protein SHOOT GRAVITROPISM 6 isoform X1 produces the protein MFFDSSMASSSCGSSVPAPEAVQVLVSSLADESPMVREASMAALKDIVSLNPLLVLDCCSATSRGGRRRFGNMAGVFQVMAFGVQALHKNDVDPPFMTKLAKIATAEMISSKELNVDWQRAASALLVSIGSHFPDLMMEEIFLHLSGPNSALPAMVQILADFASADALQFTPRLKGVLSRVLPILGNVRDNHRPIFANAFKCWCQAVWQYYLDFPSHSPLDGSIMSFLNSAFELLLRVWAASRDLKVRTSSVEALGQMVGLITRTQLKAALPRLVPTILELYKKDQDIAFLATCSLHNLLNATLLSESGPPLLDFDELTVILSTLLPVVCINNDSKENSSYAVGLKTYNEVQRCFLTVGLVYPEDLFTFLINKCRLKEEPLTFGALCVLKHLLPRLSEAWHSKRPSLIEAVKFLLDEQNLGVRKALSELIVVMASHCYLVGSSGELFVEYLVRHCALTDQDKSNLQMSKEVFVSGKAYVPFQYRRLEVKIEGVCPIELRSICEKGLLLLTITVPEMEHVLWPFLLKMIIPRVYTGAVATVCRCISELCRHRSSNSNALLSECKSRTDIPNPEEIFARLLVLLHDPLAREQLATQILTVLYYLAPLFPKNINLFWQDEIPKMKAYVSDTEDLKQDPSYQETWDDMIINFLAESLDVIQDADWLISLGNGFTQQYELYTPDNEHSALLHRCFGMLLQKVKDRGYVRDKIDWMYKQANITIPTNRLGLAKAMGLVAASHLDTVLEKLKDILDNVGQNIFQRFLSFFSDSFRTEESDDIHAALALMYGYAAKYAPSTVIEARIDALVGTNMLSRLLHVRHPTAKQAVITAIDLLGRAVINAAENGASFPLKRRDQMLDYILTLMGRDDNDGFADSTLELLHTQALALSACTTLVSVEPKLTIETRNHVLKATLGFFALPNDPVDVVDPLIDNLITLLCAILLTCGEDGRSRSEQLLHILRQIDQYVSSPMDYQRRRGCLAVHEMLLKFRMVCISGYCALGCQGSCTHSKQIDRTLHGNFSNLPTAFVLPSRGALCLGDRVITYLPRCADTNSEVRKVSAQILDQLFSISLSLPRSAASNFGVDLELSYGALSSLEDVIAILRSDTSIDPSEVFNRIVSSVCVLLTKDELVATLYGCNAAICDKIKQSAEGAIQAVIEFVTKRGSELGEIDVSRTTQSLLSAAVHVTEKHLRWETLGAISSLAENTRTKVVFNEVLAMAGKDLITKDISRLRGGWPMQDAFYTFSQHTVLSVLFLEHVICVLNQTPVLKGDSEKADNASHFVECQSGDDILQAAIIALTAFFRGGGKVGKKAVENNYASVVAELTIQFGSCHVLASSGDQEPLRTLLTAFQAFCECVGDLEMGKILSRDGEQIENEKWINLIGDIAGCISIKRPKEIQSICSILSTSLNRHQKYQREAAAAALSEFVRYSGGFGSLLERIVEVLCQHVSDESPTVRRLCLRGLVQMPSIHILQYTAQVLGVILALLDDPNESVQLTAVSCLLMILESSPNDAVEPILINLSVRLRNLQTCMDKKMRANAFAAFGALSNYGVTSQHEAFVEQVHATLPRLVLHLHDDDVSVRQACRDTLKRIAPLLEMDGFFTLLNSHCFNSDYRSDYEDFVRDLSKQFSQHLPSRVDTYMASAIQALEAPWPVIQANAIYFSSSMLSVSDDQHILALYHTQVFGILVGKMSRSADAVVRATCSSALGLLFKSTNSISWRAARLDRVDSVRRIHDS, from the exons ATGTTTTTCGATTCTTCCATGGCTTCGTCAAGCTGTGGAAGTTCAGTTCCTGCGCCAG AGGCCGTTCAAGTTCTCGTATCGTCTCTGGCAGATGAATCCCCCATGGTCAGAGAGGCATCCATGGCCGCCCTTAAGGATATCGTTTCACT AAACCCGCTTCTAGTTCTCGACTGTTGTTCGGCCACTTCCCGAGGAGGCCGTCGG CGCTTCGGGAATATGGCTGGGGTCTTTCAAGTTATGGCATTCGGAGTCCAAGCGCTGCACAAAAATGATGTTGATCCTCCTTTTATGACTAAACTGGCTAAAATCGCCACGGCTGAGATGATATCCTCCAAG GAACTGAATGTTGACTGGCAAAGAGCTGCATCTGCGTTGCTTGTTTCGATAGGCTCACATTTTCCTGACCTA atgatGGAAGAAATTTTTCTTCATTTGTCTGGGCCGAATTCTGCATTACCTGCTATGGTTCAAATACTTGCTGACTTCGCTTCTGCTGATG caTTGCAGTTCACTCCACGGTTGAAAGGTGTACTTTCACGAGTTCTTCCAATTCTTGGAAATGTGCGAGACAACCATCGGCCAATTTTTGCTAATG CGTTTAAGTGTTGGTGTCAAGCTGTTTGGCAATACTACCTGGATTTCCCTTCACATTCACCTCTTGATGGCAGCATCAT GTCATTTCTGAATTCTGCTTTCGAGCTTTTACTAAGAGTTTGGGCAGCTTCACGGGATCTAAAG GTTCGCACATCTTCTGTCGAAGCATTGGGTCAGATGGTTGGCCTGATTACCAGGACACAGTTAAAAGCAGCTTTGCCAAGACTTGTTCCTACAATATTGGAATT GTATAAAAAAGACCAAGATATTGCGTTTCTGGCGACATGTAGTCTCCACAACCTCTTAAATGCCACTTTACTGTCAGAAAGTGGTCCTCCTTTGCTTGACTTTGAT GAGCTTACAGTAATTCTATCGACACTACTTCCAGTGGTTTGTATCAATAACGATAGCAAAGAAAATTCAAGTTATGCAGTCGGACTGAAG ACATATAATGAAGTTCAACGCTGCTTTCTGACAGTTGGCTTGGTTTATCCTGAGGATCTGTTTACATTCCTAATAAAT AAATGCAGATTGAAAGAAGAACCTCTGACATTTGGTGCACTTTGTGTTTTAAAGCATCTCTTGCCCAG GTTGTCTGAAGCTTGGCACAGTAAAAGGCCTTCACTAATTGAAGCTGTAAAGTTTTTGCTAGATGAGCAAAATTTAGGGGTCCGAAAGGCACTTTCAGAG TTGATTGTAGTTATGGCTTCGCATTGTTACTTGGTTGGTTCATCTGGAGAGTTGTTTGTTGAATACCTTGTGCGGCATTGTGCTTTAACAGATCAAGATAAAAGTAATCTTCAGATGTCCAAAGAAGTCTTTGTGTCAGGAAAAGCTTATGTCCCTTTCCAGTACAGGAGATTGGAG GTGAAAATTGAGGGAGTTTGTCCAATAGAGTTGAGATCAATATGTGAAAAAGGACTTCTTTTGCTTACCATCACTGTCCCTGAAATGGAG CATGTTCTGTGGCCTTTTCTGTTGAAGATGATTATCCCCCGGGTTTATACTGGTGCTGTTGCAACT GTTTGCAGATGCATCTCAGAGCTGTGCAGACATAGATCTTCAAATAGTAATGCTCTTCTTAGCGAGTGTAAATCTCGCACTGATATACCTAATCCTGAG GAAATTTTTGCCCGCTTATTGGTGCTTTTGCATGATCCTTTGGCAAGGGAGCAGCTAGCAACTCAGATTTTGACA GTCCTTTATTATCTGGCACCTCTCTTTCCAAAAAATATCAACTTGTTTTGGCAAGATGAG ATTCCAAAGATGAAGGCATATGTTAGTGATACGGAAGATCTAAAACAGGATCCTTCTTATCAAGAGACTTGGGATGACATGATAATTAAT TTTCTTGCAGAATCTTTGGATGTTATTCAAGATGCTGATTGGTTGATATCCCTTGGAAATGGTTTCACTCAACAATATGAACTTTATACTCCTGATAATGAACATTCTGCACTACTTCACCG GTGCTTTGGCATGCTGCTTCAAAAAGTCAAGGACAGGGGTTATGTCCGCGATAAGATTGATTGGATGTATAAACAAGCTAATATTACGATTCCAACAAACCGGCTTGGTTTGGCTAAAGCCATGGGATTG GTTGCGGCATCCCACTTGGATACTGTATTGGAAAAGCTGAAAGACATTCTGGACAATGTTGGGCAAAATATCTTTCAGAG ATTCTTGTCTTTTTTCTCTGATAGTTTTAGAACAGAGGAATCTGATGATATACATGCTGCTTTGGCCCTCATGTATGGATATGCGGCAAAATATGCTCCATCAACAGTTATTGAAGCCCGGATTGATGCACTTGTT GGTACCAATATGCTATCACGGCTTCTTCATGTGCGCCATCCCACAGCAAAGCAGGCAGTTATCACTGCTATCGATTTATTAG GCCGTGCTGTCATTAATGCTGCTGAAAATGGTGCATCTTTTCCATTGAAAAGAAGAGATCAGATGCTTGACTACATATTAACTTTGATGGGCCGTGATGACAATGACGGCTTTGCTGATTCTACTCTTGAACTTCTGCATACGCAG GCCCTTGCTTTAAGTGCATGCACCACGTTGGTCTCCGTGGAGCCAAAACTAACAATTGAAACTAGAAACCATGTATTGAAG GCCACGCTGGGGTTCTTTGCTTTACCAAATGACCCAGTAGATGTTGTTGATCCCTTGATTGACAACCTTATCACTCTTTTATGTGCAATTCTTCTCACATG CGGAGAGGATGGAAGAAGTCGATCTGAACAGTTACTGCATATTTTGAGGCAAATTGATCAATATGTTTCTTCGCCTATGGATTATCAAAGGAGAAGAGGTTGTCTCGCAGTGCATGAGATGCTTCTCAAGTTTCGGATGGTTTGCATCAGTGGATATTGTGCCCTAGGCTGCCAAGGATCTTGCACGCACAGCAAGCAAATTGATCGTACACTGCATGGGAACTTTTCAAACTTACCAA CTGCATTTGTGTTGCCAAGCCGTGGGGCCTTGTGTTTGGGAGACAGGGTCATTACGTATCTTCCACGTTGTGCAGACACTAATTCTGAAGTTAGAAAAGTTTCTGCtcag ATTCTCGATCAACTATTTAGTATTTCACTTTCACTTCCAAGGTCAGCAGCGTCTAATTTTGGTGTGGATCTAGAATTGTCATATGGTGCATTGTCCTCCCTAGAGGATGTGATAGCCATCTTGAGGAGT GATACTTCCATTGATCCATCCGAGGTTTTTAATAGAATTGTCTCCTCTGTTTGTGTATTACTGACAAAGGATGAG CTTGTAGCTACGCTTTATGGTTGCAATGCTGCTATATGTGATAAGATCAAGCAATCAGCTGAAGGGGCTATTCAAGCTGTCATTGAGTTTGTTACAAAGAGAGGGAGCGAGCTGGGTGAAATTGATGTATCAAG GACAACCCAATCTCTGCTCTCTGCAGCAGTTCATGTAACTGAGAAGCATTTACGTTGGGAAACACTTGGAGCT ATATCCTCTCTAGCTGAAAACACCCGTACAAAAGTTGTTTTCAATGAAGTATTGGCTATGGCTGGAAAGGATTTAATCACAAAGGATATATCTCGACTTCGTGGTGGTTGGCCAATGCAGGATGCATTTTAT ACATTTTCCCAGCATACAGTGCTCTCAGTTTTGTTCCTGGAGCATGTAATATGTGTCCTCAACCAGACACCAGTTCTTAAAGGTGATTCAGAGAAAGCTGACAATGCTAGTCATTTTGTTGAGTGTCAATCAGGGGACGACATTCTGCAAGCTGCTATTATTGCTCTCACTGCCTTTTTCAG GGGTGGTGGCAAAGTGGGCAAGAAAGCAGTTGAGAATAATTATGCATCTGTGGTTGCTGAACTTACCATCCAATTTGGAAGTTGTCATGTTCTAGCTAGTTCTGGTGATCAAGAACCATTACG GACGCTTTTAACTGCATTTCAGGCATTCTGTGAATGTGTTGGAGACCTTGAAATGGGAAAG ATTTTATCTAGAGATGGAGAGCAAATTGAAAATGAGAAGTGGATCAATCTAATTGGAGATATTGCAGGATGCATCTCTATAAAGAGACCTAAAGAG ATTCAAAGTATATGTTCAATTTTAAGTACCTCGTTAAATCGTCACCAAAAATACCAAAGGGAAGCTGCAGCTGCTGCACTATCAGAGTTTGTCCGCTACAG TGGTGGATTTGGTTCTCTATTAGAGCGGATAGTGGAGGTTTTGTGTCAACATGTGTCAGATGAGTCTCCAACTGTTAGACGCTTGTGTTTGAGAGGATTAGTACAG ATGCCATCTATACATATTCTACAATATACAGCTCAAGTTCTTGGCGTAATATTAGCTTTACTGGATGATCCCAATGAATCCGTGCAATTGACTGCAGTTTCTTGCTTACTCATG ATACTTGAGTCATCACCCAATGATGCAGTTGAACCAATTTTGATTAATCTTTCTGTAAGGCTTCGTAATCTTCAG ACATGCATGGATAAGAAGATGCGAGCTAATGCTTTTGCAGCTTTTGGAGCACTAAGCAACTATGGAGTTACATCACAACATGAGGCATTTGTTGAGCAG GTACATGCTACTCTTCCCCGCTTGGTTTTGCATCTTCATGATGATGATGTCAGTGTTCGACAAGCTTGCCGG GATACTCTCAAACGAATCGCACCCTTGCTGGAAATGGATGGATTTTTCACTTTGCTCAACTCACATTGTTTCAACTCTGATTATCG aaGTGACTATGAGGATTTTGTCAGAGACTTGTCAAAACAATTTTCTCAGCATCTTCCCTCCAGAGTTGATACCTATATGGCATCAGCAATACAG GCTCTTGAGGCACCTTGGCCAGTAATTCAAGCAAATGCTATATACTTCTCCAGCAGTATGTTGTCCGTGTCGGATGATCAGCACATTTTAGCTCTCTACCATACCCAG GTGTTCGGAATTTTGGTGGGTAAAATGAGTCGTTCAGCAGATGCAGTTGTTAGAGCAACTTGCTCTTCTGCACTAGGTTTGCTGTTCAAATCCACAAACTCAATCTCTTGGAGAGCAGCTAGACTTGATCGGGTGGACTCTGTGAGAAGGATCCATGATTCATGA
- the LOC107432049 gene encoding protein SHOOT GRAVITROPISM 6 isoform X4 — MFTPRLKGVLSRVLPILGNVRDNHRPIFANAFKCWCQAVWQYYLDFPSHSPLDGSIMSFLNSAFELLLRVWAASRDLKVRTSSVEALGQMVGLITRTQLKAALPRLVPTILELYKKDQDIAFLATCSLHNLLNATLLSESGPPLLDFDELTVILSTLLPVVCINNDSKENSSYAVGLKTYNEVQRCFLTVGLVYPEDLFTFLINKCRLKEEPLTFGALCVLKHLLPRLSEAWHSKRPSLIEAVKFLLDEQNLGVRKALSELIVVMASHCYLVGSSGELFVEYLVRHCALTDQDKSNLQMSKEVFVSGKAYVPFQYRRLEVKIEGVCPIELRSICEKGLLLLTITVPEMEHVLWPFLLKMIIPRVYTGAVATVCRCISELCRHRSSNSNALLSECKSRTDIPNPEEIFARLLVLLHDPLAREQLATQILTVLYYLAPLFPKNINLFWQDEIPKMKAYVSDTEDLKQDPSYQETWDDMIINFLAESLDVIQDADWLISLGNGFTQQYELYTPDNEHSALLHRCFGMLLQKVKDRGYVRDKIDWMYKQANITIPTNRLGLAKAMGLVAASHLDTVLEKLKDILDNVGQNIFQRFLSFFSDSFRTEESDDIHAALALMYGYAAKYAPSTVIEARIDALVGTNMLSRLLHVRHPTAKQAVITAIDLLGRAVINAAENGASFPLKRRDQMLDYILTLMGRDDNDGFADSTLELLHTQALALSACTTLVSVEPKLTIETRNHVLKATLGFFALPNDPVDVVDPLIDNLITLLCAILLTCGEDGRSRSEQLLHILRQIDQYVSSPMDYQRRRGCLAVHEMLLKFRMVCISGYCALGCQGSCTHSKQIDRTLHGNFSNLPTAFVLPSRGALCLGDRVITYLPRCADTNSEVRKVSAQILDQLFSISLSLPRSAASNFGVDLELSYGALSSLEDVIAILRSDTSIDPSEVFNRIVSSVCVLLTKDELVATLYGCNAAICDKIKQSAEGAIQAVIEFVTKRGSELGEIDVSRTTQSLLSAAVHVTEKHLRWETLGAISSLAENTRTKVVFNEVLAMAGKDLITKDISRLRGGWPMQDAFYTFSQHTVLSVLFLEHVICVLNQTPVLKGDSEKADNASHFVECQSGDDILQAAIIALTAFFRGGGKVGKKAVENNYASVVAELTIQFGSCHVLASSGDQEPLRTLLTAFQAFCECVGDLEMGKILSRDGEQIENEKWINLIGDIAGCISIKRPKEIQSICSILSTSLNRHQKYQREAAAAALSEFVRYSGGFGSLLERIVEVLCQHVSDESPTVRRLCLRGLVQMPSIHILQYTAQVLGVILALLDDPNESVQLTAVSCLLMILESSPNDAVEPILINLSVRLRNLQTCMDKKMRANAFAAFGALSNYGVTSQHEAFVEQVHATLPRLVLHLHDDDVSVRQACRDTLKRIAPLLEMDGFFTLLNSHCFNSDYRSDYEDFVRDLSKQFSQHLPSRVDTYMASAIQALEAPWPVIQANAIYFSSSMLSVSDDQHILALYHTQVFGILVGKMSRSADAVVRATCSSALGLLFKSTNSISWRAARLDRVDSVRRIHDS; from the exons ATG TTCACTCCACGGTTGAAAGGTGTACTTTCACGAGTTCTTCCAATTCTTGGAAATGTGCGAGACAACCATCGGCCAATTTTTGCTAATG CGTTTAAGTGTTGGTGTCAAGCTGTTTGGCAATACTACCTGGATTTCCCTTCACATTCACCTCTTGATGGCAGCATCAT GTCATTTCTGAATTCTGCTTTCGAGCTTTTACTAAGAGTTTGGGCAGCTTCACGGGATCTAAAG GTTCGCACATCTTCTGTCGAAGCATTGGGTCAGATGGTTGGCCTGATTACCAGGACACAGTTAAAAGCAGCTTTGCCAAGACTTGTTCCTACAATATTGGAATT GTATAAAAAAGACCAAGATATTGCGTTTCTGGCGACATGTAGTCTCCACAACCTCTTAAATGCCACTTTACTGTCAGAAAGTGGTCCTCCTTTGCTTGACTTTGAT GAGCTTACAGTAATTCTATCGACACTACTTCCAGTGGTTTGTATCAATAACGATAGCAAAGAAAATTCAAGTTATGCAGTCGGACTGAAG ACATATAATGAAGTTCAACGCTGCTTTCTGACAGTTGGCTTGGTTTATCCTGAGGATCTGTTTACATTCCTAATAAAT AAATGCAGATTGAAAGAAGAACCTCTGACATTTGGTGCACTTTGTGTTTTAAAGCATCTCTTGCCCAG GTTGTCTGAAGCTTGGCACAGTAAAAGGCCTTCACTAATTGAAGCTGTAAAGTTTTTGCTAGATGAGCAAAATTTAGGGGTCCGAAAGGCACTTTCAGAG TTGATTGTAGTTATGGCTTCGCATTGTTACTTGGTTGGTTCATCTGGAGAGTTGTTTGTTGAATACCTTGTGCGGCATTGTGCTTTAACAGATCAAGATAAAAGTAATCTTCAGATGTCCAAAGAAGTCTTTGTGTCAGGAAAAGCTTATGTCCCTTTCCAGTACAGGAGATTGGAG GTGAAAATTGAGGGAGTTTGTCCAATAGAGTTGAGATCAATATGTGAAAAAGGACTTCTTTTGCTTACCATCACTGTCCCTGAAATGGAG CATGTTCTGTGGCCTTTTCTGTTGAAGATGATTATCCCCCGGGTTTATACTGGTGCTGTTGCAACT GTTTGCAGATGCATCTCAGAGCTGTGCAGACATAGATCTTCAAATAGTAATGCTCTTCTTAGCGAGTGTAAATCTCGCACTGATATACCTAATCCTGAG GAAATTTTTGCCCGCTTATTGGTGCTTTTGCATGATCCTTTGGCAAGGGAGCAGCTAGCAACTCAGATTTTGACA GTCCTTTATTATCTGGCACCTCTCTTTCCAAAAAATATCAACTTGTTTTGGCAAGATGAG ATTCCAAAGATGAAGGCATATGTTAGTGATACGGAAGATCTAAAACAGGATCCTTCTTATCAAGAGACTTGGGATGACATGATAATTAAT TTTCTTGCAGAATCTTTGGATGTTATTCAAGATGCTGATTGGTTGATATCCCTTGGAAATGGTTTCACTCAACAATATGAACTTTATACTCCTGATAATGAACATTCTGCACTACTTCACCG GTGCTTTGGCATGCTGCTTCAAAAAGTCAAGGACAGGGGTTATGTCCGCGATAAGATTGATTGGATGTATAAACAAGCTAATATTACGATTCCAACAAACCGGCTTGGTTTGGCTAAAGCCATGGGATTG GTTGCGGCATCCCACTTGGATACTGTATTGGAAAAGCTGAAAGACATTCTGGACAATGTTGGGCAAAATATCTTTCAGAG ATTCTTGTCTTTTTTCTCTGATAGTTTTAGAACAGAGGAATCTGATGATATACATGCTGCTTTGGCCCTCATGTATGGATATGCGGCAAAATATGCTCCATCAACAGTTATTGAAGCCCGGATTGATGCACTTGTT GGTACCAATATGCTATCACGGCTTCTTCATGTGCGCCATCCCACAGCAAAGCAGGCAGTTATCACTGCTATCGATTTATTAG GCCGTGCTGTCATTAATGCTGCTGAAAATGGTGCATCTTTTCCATTGAAAAGAAGAGATCAGATGCTTGACTACATATTAACTTTGATGGGCCGTGATGACAATGACGGCTTTGCTGATTCTACTCTTGAACTTCTGCATACGCAG GCCCTTGCTTTAAGTGCATGCACCACGTTGGTCTCCGTGGAGCCAAAACTAACAATTGAAACTAGAAACCATGTATTGAAG GCCACGCTGGGGTTCTTTGCTTTACCAAATGACCCAGTAGATGTTGTTGATCCCTTGATTGACAACCTTATCACTCTTTTATGTGCAATTCTTCTCACATG CGGAGAGGATGGAAGAAGTCGATCTGAACAGTTACTGCATATTTTGAGGCAAATTGATCAATATGTTTCTTCGCCTATGGATTATCAAAGGAGAAGAGGTTGTCTCGCAGTGCATGAGATGCTTCTCAAGTTTCGGATGGTTTGCATCAGTGGATATTGTGCCCTAGGCTGCCAAGGATCTTGCACGCACAGCAAGCAAATTGATCGTACACTGCATGGGAACTTTTCAAACTTACCAA CTGCATTTGTGTTGCCAAGCCGTGGGGCCTTGTGTTTGGGAGACAGGGTCATTACGTATCTTCCACGTTGTGCAGACACTAATTCTGAAGTTAGAAAAGTTTCTGCtcag ATTCTCGATCAACTATTTAGTATTTCACTTTCACTTCCAAGGTCAGCAGCGTCTAATTTTGGTGTGGATCTAGAATTGTCATATGGTGCATTGTCCTCCCTAGAGGATGTGATAGCCATCTTGAGGAGT GATACTTCCATTGATCCATCCGAGGTTTTTAATAGAATTGTCTCCTCTGTTTGTGTATTACTGACAAAGGATGAG CTTGTAGCTACGCTTTATGGTTGCAATGCTGCTATATGTGATAAGATCAAGCAATCAGCTGAAGGGGCTATTCAAGCTGTCATTGAGTTTGTTACAAAGAGAGGGAGCGAGCTGGGTGAAATTGATGTATCAAG GACAACCCAATCTCTGCTCTCTGCAGCAGTTCATGTAACTGAGAAGCATTTACGTTGGGAAACACTTGGAGCT ATATCCTCTCTAGCTGAAAACACCCGTACAAAAGTTGTTTTCAATGAAGTATTGGCTATGGCTGGAAAGGATTTAATCACAAAGGATATATCTCGACTTCGTGGTGGTTGGCCAATGCAGGATGCATTTTAT ACATTTTCCCAGCATACAGTGCTCTCAGTTTTGTTCCTGGAGCATGTAATATGTGTCCTCAACCAGACACCAGTTCTTAAAGGTGATTCAGAGAAAGCTGACAATGCTAGTCATTTTGTTGAGTGTCAATCAGGGGACGACATTCTGCAAGCTGCTATTATTGCTCTCACTGCCTTTTTCAG GGGTGGTGGCAAAGTGGGCAAGAAAGCAGTTGAGAATAATTATGCATCTGTGGTTGCTGAACTTACCATCCAATTTGGAAGTTGTCATGTTCTAGCTAGTTCTGGTGATCAAGAACCATTACG GACGCTTTTAACTGCATTTCAGGCATTCTGTGAATGTGTTGGAGACCTTGAAATGGGAAAG ATTTTATCTAGAGATGGAGAGCAAATTGAAAATGAGAAGTGGATCAATCTAATTGGAGATATTGCAGGATGCATCTCTATAAAGAGACCTAAAGAG ATTCAAAGTATATGTTCAATTTTAAGTACCTCGTTAAATCGTCACCAAAAATACCAAAGGGAAGCTGCAGCTGCTGCACTATCAGAGTTTGTCCGCTACAG TGGTGGATTTGGTTCTCTATTAGAGCGGATAGTGGAGGTTTTGTGTCAACATGTGTCAGATGAGTCTCCAACTGTTAGACGCTTGTGTTTGAGAGGATTAGTACAG ATGCCATCTATACATATTCTACAATATACAGCTCAAGTTCTTGGCGTAATATTAGCTTTACTGGATGATCCCAATGAATCCGTGCAATTGACTGCAGTTTCTTGCTTACTCATG ATACTTGAGTCATCACCCAATGATGCAGTTGAACCAATTTTGATTAATCTTTCTGTAAGGCTTCGTAATCTTCAG ACATGCATGGATAAGAAGATGCGAGCTAATGCTTTTGCAGCTTTTGGAGCACTAAGCAACTATGGAGTTACATCACAACATGAGGCATTTGTTGAGCAG GTACATGCTACTCTTCCCCGCTTGGTTTTGCATCTTCATGATGATGATGTCAGTGTTCGACAAGCTTGCCGG GATACTCTCAAACGAATCGCACCCTTGCTGGAAATGGATGGATTTTTCACTTTGCTCAACTCACATTGTTTCAACTCTGATTATCG aaGTGACTATGAGGATTTTGTCAGAGACTTGTCAAAACAATTTTCTCAGCATCTTCCCTCCAGAGTTGATACCTATATGGCATCAGCAATACAG GCTCTTGAGGCACCTTGGCCAGTAATTCAAGCAAATGCTATATACTTCTCCAGCAGTATGTTGTCCGTGTCGGATGATCAGCACATTTTAGCTCTCTACCATACCCAG GTGTTCGGAATTTTGGTGGGTAAAATGAGTCGTTCAGCAGATGCAGTTGTTAGAGCAACTTGCTCTTCTGCACTAGGTTTGCTGTTCAAATCCACAAACTCAATCTCTTGGAGAGCAGCTAGACTTGATCGGGTGGACTCTGTGAGAAGGATCCATGATTCATGA